CAGCCCGGCATCCACCATCAGGCGGGCGACCTCGGCGACGCGCCGGATGTTCTCGGCCCGATCCGCCTCGGTGAATCCCAGGTCGCGATTGAGTCCGTGCCGGATGTTGTCGCCGTCGAGCAGATAGGTGTGGCGGCCCGCCGCATGCAGGCGTTGCTCGAGGCGGTTGGCGATCGACGACTTTCCGGAGCCCGAGAGGCCCGTGAACCACACGCAGCACGGTTGCTGCTGCTTCAAGGCCGCCCGCGCCGGCCCCGTGACCTCGAGCGCCTGCCAGTGCAGGTTCGCGGCGCGGCGCAGCGCGAACTCGATCATGCCGGCGCCCACGGTTTCGAAGGTGAGCAAGTCGATCAGGATGAAGGCGCCCAGCGTGCGATTGACGGAATAGGGTTCAAACACGAGGGGCTGCGCGGTCGACAGGTTGACCACGCCGATCTCGTTCAGCGCCAGCGTCTTCGCCGCCAGGTGGGCATCACTGCCGATGTCGAGGCGATGCTTGATGGCGGTCACGGTCGCGCGCATTTCCTTTGAGTACGCCTTGAGCAGGTACGAACGGCCTGGAATGAGGTCGTGAGATCCCATCCACAACAGCCGGGCCTCGAACTGATCGGCCACGGCGGGCGCGGCCGTGGCGGCCGCGATCACGTCGCCCCGGCTGACGTCCACCTCGTCGCCTAGCGTCAGGGTGACGGAGTCGCCGGCTTCGGCCCGGGCCCGCTCGCCACCCCACATCACGATGCCCTTGACGCGGGTTTCCACGCCGGAGGGCAGCACGCGCACGCGGTCGCCCGGATGCACGGCGCCTGCGCAGACCCGTCCGGCCGCGCCACGAAAATCGGGGCCGGGACGATTGATCCACTGCACCGGCATCCGGAACGGCCCGGACGAAGGCGGACCGGTCACCTCGATGGTCTCGAGGTAGGAGATCACGGTGGGCCCGTGGTACCAAGGCATGCGCGCGCTCGGCGCGACGAGGTGATCGCCCTCGAGCGCGGAGATTGGGATTGGCCTGACGCTGGTGATGCCGCACGCGGCCGCGAACGGCGCGTAGGCGTCGACGATGGCTTCGAAGACCTCCCGCGAATAGTCCACCAGGTCCATCTTGTTGACCGCGAGCAGGACGTGCCGGATGCCCATGAGCGCGACGATGCGGGTGTGGCGCCGGGTCTGGGTGAGCAGGCCTTTGCGCGCATCGACCAGGATCACCGCCAGGTCGGCGGTGGATGCGCCGGTGGCCATGTTCCGCGTGTACTGCTCGTGGCCGGGCGTGTCGGCGACGATGAACCGCCGGGCGGGGGTGGAGAAGAAGCGGTAGGCGACGTCGATGGTGATGCCTTGCTCTCGCTCGGCCTGCAGTCCATCCACCAGCAGCGCGAAGTCGACGCGGCTGCCCTGCGTACCGAACTTGCGCGAATCGGCCTCGAGCGCCCGCGTCTGGTCGTCGAAGACCGCGCGCGATTCGTGCAGCAGCCGGCCGATCAGGGTCGACTTGCCGTCATCCACGCTGCCGCACGTGATCAGCCGAAGCAGGGGGAGGCTCAGAAGTATCCCTCCCGTTTCTTCTTCTCCATGGATGACGGTTGGTCGCTGTCGATCAGCCGGCCCTGTCGCTCGGAAAACGCCGCCGCCACCGTCTCGGCGATGATCGCCGCGATCGTGGTGGCGCGGCTCTCGATGGCGCCGCTCAACGGGTAGCACCCCAGCGTTCGGAACCGCACCCATCGGCGTTCGGGCTGCTCGCCGGGTGCGAGCGGAAACCGCTCGTCGTCCACCATCACGAGAGTCCCGCCGCGATGCACGACCGGCCGTTCGGCGGCGAAGTAGAGGGGGACCACCGGAATGGCCTCGCGCTCGAGGTAGCGCCAGACGTCGATCTCGGTCCAGTTCGACAGCGGGAACACCCGCATCGACTCACCGGGGCGGATGCGCATGTTGTAGATGGCCCAGAGTTCCGGGCGCTGCGCCTTCGGATCCCACCGGTGGCCCGCCGCCCGGAACGAGCAAATGCGCTCCTTGGCCCGCGAGGCCTCCTCGTCGCGGCGGGCGCCGCCAAAGATGACGTCGAAGCGGTGGGCATCGAGCGCCTGCCTGAGGGCCTCGGTCTTCATCACGTCGGTGTAGGGGCCCGAGCCGTGCGTAAAGGGATTCACCCCGGCGGCCAGGCCGGCCTCATTGCGGTGCACGAGGAGGCGCATGCCGGCTTCGCGCATCACGCGTTCGCGGTGCGCGTACATGTCCCGGAATTTCCACGTGGTGTCGACATGCAGCAAGGGAAACGGCGGTGGCGAGGGATGGAACGCCTTGCGGGCCAGGTGCAGCAGCACCGACGAATCCTTGCCGATGGAATACAGCAGGACCGGTCGCTCGGCGCCGGCCACGGCTTCACGCAGGATCTCGATGCTCTCCGATTCCAGGACGTCGAGCGTCATCGACCCCTCATCATGGCACGACTGCGGTGCGGGTCACAGTTCATGGGCCACTCGATAGTCATGGATCTTCCGCGCCCAGACCCAGAGGAGGATGGTGCCGGTGACGATCAGCCCCAGCGACAGGCCCACCCAGAGGCCCCACACCCCCCAGCCGATCACGAAGCAGAGCGTATAGCTCACGGGCAACCCCAGCAACCAGTGCGCCGCCAGGTTGACGAGCATGGGTGTGCGCGTGTCGCCGATTCCCCGCAGCGTGCCGGTGATCACGCCCTGGAGACCGTCGAAGAGCTGAAACACGGCGGCGAGATAAAGCAGTGACGTGCCCGCGCTGAGCACTGCCGGGTCGGTGCTGAAGAGCCCGATCAACGTGCGCGGGATGGCGACAAACAACGCGCCCGAACTCAGCATGAACACGACGCCCAGCATGATGGCGGTCCATCCAGCGGCTGCCGCGCGCACGGGATCGCCCGCGCCGACCGCATGGCCAACGCGGACGGCGCCGGCCGAGCCCACGCCGAGCGGGATCATGAACGCGATGCCGGCCAGGTTGAGCGCGATCTGGTGCGACGCCGCCGAGATGGGATCGAGCGTGCCGGCGAGGGCGGTGGCCAGGGCGAACACCCCGACCTCCGCGAGCACCTGCGAGGCGGCCGGCAGACCGAGCTTGAGCAACCGCTTGAGCCGCGCGGGATCAACAAGGCGAGGCACCTTCCACAGGCTCTCGTGCCCATGCCGCGAGTCGGCCCACCAGATCGCGACCAGCAACGCCGCAAACATGTAGATGCGCGACAGCAGCGTCGCCCAGGCCGCGCCGGCCACCTCGAGACGCGGGAACCCGAGGTTGCCGTAGATCAGCAGCCAGTCCATGACGGCATTGAAGACGTTCGCCGAGATCAGCGCGAACATCACCGGCTTCACCAGGTGCATGCCCTGCAGGTAGCGCCGGCAAGCGGCGTAGCCCAGCAGGAACGGGGTGCTCCAGATCAGCACGATGAAGTACGACTGGAGCGGCGGCGCCACGGCGGGGTGAAAGCCGAGCGACGGAATCGAATACGCCAGCACGCCGCAGGCCAGCATGATCGGGATGGTCATCAGGGCGGCGAGGGTCAGGCCATCGAACAGCCAGCGGTGGCAGTCGCGGATGTCACGGGCGCCGAACGCCTGCGACACCAGCGTGTCGAGGCCGAGCAGCACGCCCATGCCGAACACCGCGAACGCAATGTGCATGGCCGCGCCGACGCCGACGGCGCTGATCGCCTCGGGACCGAGCGGCCCGACCATCAAGGTGTCGACCACGCCCATGGCCATCCAGCCAAGCTCGGCCATCACCACCGGGGCGGCGAGGCGGAGCATGGGAGCCAGTTCTGAGCGAAGGGACGCGCGCACGGGAATCTGCAAGCTTACGGTAGGATCGGCTCCGGAGCCAGTCATGCAGATGCGCGTTGCCGTCACCCTCGCCACCTTGTTCATTGCCGCCGCTTCGCTGTCGGCCGACACCTGGCCGCATTGGCGCGGACCGGCGGCCAGCGGGATTGCGACCGGTCCTATTCCGGCGACGTGGAGCGCCACGCAGAACGTGGCCTGGTCAACGCCGCTCGAGGGCACGGGCGTGTCATCACCGGTGGTGTCGGCCAACCGCGTGTTCGTTACGTCGCAGGCCGGCGACGGCCGCCGCCAGGACGGCCGCCACCCGACCCTGGCGCAAGGCGTCGATCCTGCCGCTGCGGGCGAGGGCACTCTTGCGCGACGGACCAAACGTGACGCGGTGGCCTTTATCGTCGAGGCGTTCGACCGCGCCAGCGGCAAGCGGCTGTGGATCCACGAGACGCCGGCCGAGGGCGAGCTGCCGCCCGTGCACGACAAGCACAACCTGTCGAGCGCCAGCCCGGTGACCGACGGCGAGCGCGTCTACGCGTGGTTTGGCACCGGCCAGCTGGTCGCCCTCGACGTCTCGGGCAAGCAGCTGTGGCAGCGCAACCTCGCGCGCGACTACGCGCCCTTCGAGATCAACTGGGGGCACGCCAGCTCGCCGGTCCTGTTCAACGACTCGCTGATCCTGCTCTGTTACCACGAGCAGCTGTCGTATCTGCTGGCCCTCGACAAGCGCACCGGCGCGGTGAAGTGGAAAGTCGACCAGCCCGCCGGCAACGCCTCGTGGAGCTCACCGGTGGTGATCACCGGTCCCTCGGGACCTGAACTGATCGTCAACTCCAGCACCGGCGTGGAATCGTTCAACCCGGCGACCGGCGCGTCACTGTGGCACTACCCCGAGGTCAACCGCTTTCCGATCCCGGTGGCGATGGAAGACAAGGGCATGCTGTACCTCAGCCGCGGCTATCGCAGCAGCCCGTACATGGCGATTCGGTTGGGTGGCAAGGGCGACATCACCGCCAGCCATGTCGCCTGGCGCGTGCCGACGGGCGGACCGTACGTGTCGTCGCTCATTCACTACCAGGGCGTGGTCTACATGAGCGGCGAGAACGGGATCCTGTCCGCTGTGGATGCCGCAACCGGCCAGCGCCTGTGGCAGGAAAGGGTCGGCGGCGTCTTCACCGCGTCGCCGATCGCCGGCGACGGCAAGGTCTACTTCGTCAGCGAGACGGGCGAGACGATCGTGCTCAAGGCCGGCCGGACCTTCGAGGTGCTGTCGCGCAACAAGCTCGACGGCCACTTCGTCGCGTCACCGGCCGCCGCGGCAGGCAGGCTCTATCTGCGCGCGGACGACCGTATCTACGCTGTCGGACAGTAATTGGCCACAGAGGACACAGAGGACACCGAGAAAGTCTTTCTAAATGCAGGCACACGGTTGCTATCGCGTATCTTGCATTTCGAAGAAGTGTTTCTCTGTGTCCTCTGTGGCAGATTTCCTTTTAGGGTGTCGGCAGGGGCGGCATCTTGTCTTTCGGCAGGCGGGGCAGCATCTCGTCGCGCATCGCCAGGTGGTACACCGCCGCCGCAATCACCATCGCCGACTGCCTCGCATCGTCTTCAATAACGCGCTCGTAGGTGTCGAGGTTGGTGTGCCACGTGTGCGAGTTGTACTCGATTGGATCCTGCTGGATGCCGATGCCGGGCAGGCCCGCTTCATTGAACGACGTCGAGTCCGTGCCGCCGCGGCGGCGGCTCTGCGTGGCGTTGACGCCGAAGAAGCCGTTGTCTTCGAAAGACTTGGTCGCCTGGCGCAGAATCGCGGCCGCTTCGGCCGGACCGAACACCGACATGCCGCGGGCGCGCCCGGTGCCTGAATCGATGTTGAAGTAGCCGGCGAAGTTGGCGTGCCCCGGCTTCGGATTCTCGACCATGCCGAAGTGTTCCTTCACGTAAGCCTGCGAGCCGAGCAAGCCCTGCTCCTCGCCGCCCCACAGGGCAACCCGAATGGTGCGGCGCGGCTTCACGCCGATGGCGTTCAGGATGCGGATGGCCTCGAGCATGGTCGCGCAGCCAATCGCGTTGTCGGTGGCGCCGGTCGCCGAGTGCCACGAGTCGATGTGGCCGCCCAGCATCACTATTTCGTGCGCCTTGTCGGTGCCAGGAATTTCGGCGACGACGTTGTACTGCGTGGCGCCTTCGGGGTAGCTGCGATTGACAATGTTCATCTCGAGTTCGACGGTGGCGCCGCCGGCCATCAACCGCGAGAGGCGGCCGTAGTCTTCGTTGCGCATCACCACCGTGGGCACGGCCTTGGCGATGTCGAAGGTGCGGTTGTTGAAGGCGCGGATCTGGCCGTGCTCACGGCCGGCGTCGTTGACGCGGCCGGCGGCACCGGCCGCGACCAGGAACTGATCCAGTTGCTCGGCGACCTGGGCGGCCGGCACGATGTTGGGATTGGCCGGACCGCCCGGGCCACCGCCGCCGGGGAAGCCGCCGCCGGTGGGGTTGACCGGATCGTACTGCGCGCGCACGTCGTTATCTTCGCGGCGCTTCGGCGGCGTGAGGATGGCGACGCGCACGTCCGCGGCCGCGCCCACCATCACGAACTTGCCCTTCACCTTCGCGCGGTGGTCGTCAAAGAACCTCGTCAGCACGTCCTTGGTTGGCTGGTTCGGGACGATCAACTGCACGGCCTGCGCGGTGACGGCGCCGGCGGTGCCAGGCGTCCACGCCAGCGCTTCGGCTACCAGCGAGTCTTTCACCGGAGCGGTCACGTGGACCGACAGCTTTTCGTTCGCCCAGCCGGGATGCCCGAAGTTCCACGGCTCGAGCTTGGCGTTCTTCAAGCCCCACTTGGTCGTTTCCGCGACGACCCATTCCTGCGAGGCCTTCAGGTTGGGCGAGCCGGTCAGGCGCGGCCCGTAGACGTCGGTCAGAAAGTGCAGGGTGCGGAGAATCTGGGAGTTGTCCGTGGCTTCGCGGCGAATCTTCCACTGGATGTCTTTGTCGATCTTCTCTTGCGCGGTTGGTGTGACAACCGACAGGGCCGCGATGGCAAACGTCAGGGCAAATGTGAGGTAACGCATGGCCGCCATTTTAGTTCGGCTGACCGCCTTCGCGTTGCGCTTCGGCGGGTCAAGAACCCGGACGCCACATTGACTCCCGACGCCCGACTCCCGACTCTCCGCCTTCGCAGCCAACGGCTGCTTCGGCGCGACCTCGCCGTAGCTCGCCAGGCGAGCGCAGGCGGGCCGGCAAGTTACAATCGTTAGGTTATGCAGATTGCGAAACCCGCCATCCTGAAGCCGGGCCTCACCCTTGATACCTTGCCCACGCCGCGTCCTGCCGACTTGGCCGGCAGCGACGCCAGCCGGAGCATTCGCGGCACGGCGCTGATCCTCTGGGATCCCAGGAAGCCCGGCAAGAAACTCGACGCCATTGATACCGACCAAATCACGCCGGCGGCCGACTGCGTCTCGGAAAGCCTGGAGACGCTCGATGAACGCTGGAAGGCCGGCTCGTTTCGCTACCTGATGCCCGACTTCCGCGCCCGCGTCCACAAGGGCGAGACGTTCGTGATTGCCGGTGACCGGTTCGCGATTGGCAGCTCGCGCGAGATGTCGCCGGCCGGCCTCAAGGCGATCGCTGAAGAGGTCGGCCTCGAGATGGTGATCATCTGCGGCCACAACATGGGCGACATCTTCCGCCGCAACTCGTTCAACCTCGGCCTGCACGTCGTGCAAAGTCCCGAGGCGGTGGCCGATGCGAAAGACGGCGACGCGTTCACGTTCGAAACCGGCTCGCGCCAGATCGTCAACCTCACGCAGGGCAGGACCTACACGCCGGTGCCGCTCAGCGCAAAGGAAGACGAGATTCGGCAGAGCGGCGGCATCTTCGCTGTCGGCCGCCGCGAGTTCCGCTCGTCGGTCGAGCGCACACCCGAGGTGATCTTTCCGGACGCGACGCTCGCGCGCACCATGTCCACCACCGCGCAGATCGTGTGGGCGCACCGGGTGGACAAGGACGCAGAGGTCGCGCCGGGCGCGACGCTGCGGGTGTACGCCGATCTGCTGCCGGCGTCCGACGGCACGGCGCCGTTCTCGATCCACACCTTCAACCAGATCACCGGCGGCAGTTCGATCCTGCCGCGCCAGGCCGCCGTCGCCAACGATCACTTCGTCTTCACCGGCAAGCCAGACGATGACAAGCAGACGGGGATTGGGCGGCAGTTCGCGGCGTTTCACGACATCAAGAAGCCGTACTACGCCACGCCCGGCGACGGCATCTTCCACTTCTATTTTCCCGAGCAGGGTCTGGTCGTGCCGGGGCAGTTCATTCCCGGCGCCGACTCGCACAGCCGCGCCTATGGCGCGTACGGCGCCGTCGGCATGGGCGTCGGCTCGACCACGCTCGGCTTCGGCTGGTCCACCGGCTACATCTACTTCACGATGGCGAAGGAACGGCGCGTGACGTTCCGCGGCAAGCTGAGCCCGTGGGTGACCGGCAAGGACATCGTGCTCGAGTTGCTACGCCGGTGGGGCGCCAGGCAGTCGCAGGGCATGTCGGTGGAACTGGTGGACGCCGACAAGCAGCTGCCGATCGCGTTCCGCAACACCATTGCGAACATGATGGCCGAGGCTGAAGCGCTGAACGGCATTTTCGCTCCGGACGACATCACCTATGCCTGGTACAAGGCCAAGGGCATGACCGAGCTGCCGTATCCGAAGTTCGGCTGCGGGCCCGACGCGAGCTTCGAGATCGATGAGGAACTCGTGCTGAACGAGATCACGCCAATGATTGCCAAGCCGTTCAGCCCGGGCAACGCGTTCCCGGCCGAAGAGGTCGCGCGCGAGCGGATCGAGTTCGACAAGGCGATGATCGGTTCGTGCACCAACGGCAGCTACGACGACCTGCTGTCGGCGGCGCTGGTGCTGGTCGCGGCGCGCGCGAAGGGACTGACGAAGGTCCAGAAAGAACTGGTGGTGTTCCCCGGCTCCGGCGGCGTCAAGCTGCTGATCGAGCGGCCGGATCCGCGGCTGGGCGGCGAGTCGATCGCCGATGTCTTCCGCAACGTCGGCGGCCAGATCCGCGCGTCGTGGTGCGGACCCTGCTTCGGGCAGGGCAGCGATGCCCTCGAGAAGGGCCAGCGCGCGATCACCTCGTTCAATCGCAACTGGCAGAACCGGATGGGACTGGGCGGCGAAGGCTATCTCGCCTCGCCATCGGTGGTGGCAGCGTCGGCGCTGGCGGGCTACATGGCGCCGCCGACCGAACTCGGGTTGCTCTGGGATCCCGAAAAGTACGGCGTGTAAGAAGGTCCCTTCCTCACCGATGGGCGTAACGCCTTTAGGCGGACCGAAAGGACGGTTCGCAGCGGACCGGGAAGTTCACCGAGTTGGCGACGAAGCACAGGTGGTGCGCTTTCTCGTGAAGTTGCGCCGCCAGCGCCGCATCGCTGCCCGCCTGGAGCGTCGCCAGCGGACGCAGGATCACTTCCGTGAAGTGACCGCCCGTCTCCTTCACTTCGACCATCGTCCCCACCGCGTCATCCACGTACTCAGTCACCACGACGCCGGCCTCGGCGCAGAGGTGGAGATACCAGAGCATGTGGCACGACGACAGCGACATGACCAGCAGTTCTTCAGGGTTGTAGCGCGTGGCGTCGCCGCGGAACGCGGGGTCTGACGAACCAGGAATCACCGGTTTGCCCGGGACCGAATACTCGTGGGTCCGCTCGTAGCCCTTGTAGTGCGCGGTCCCCGTGCCGGTGTTGCCCGTCCAGGTCATGCGAATGGGGTAAAGGTGGGCCATCCCCCCGATTATCTGGCGAAACGCCTTCCAAGCCCCAGGCCCCAAGCCCCAACCCATTTGCAATAAGCTAGGGCGCGTGAAACCTGTCGTTGCGCTGCTGGCGCTCGGCCTGGCCTCGTTTTCAACGGCCGAGCAAACAACGCCGCTCGGCGCGCTGCTCACGCGCGTGGCCGCAGAGTTCCCAGGGACCGCCGGCATCTGGGTGAAGCACCTCACCACCGGCGAGGCCGCGGGCGTGCGTGACGAAGAACTGCTGAACAGCGCCAGCGTCATCAAGATCCCGGTCCTGGTGCTGGCGTTCCAGATGGCCGAGCGCGGCGAGATCAAGCTGGACGAGCGCGTCACCGTCCGCAAAGAAGACATCCGCGGCGGCTCCGGCATCTTCCGACACCACGACGCCGGCCTGCAGCCGACCTTTCGCGACGTCCTGCTGCAGATGATCATCACCAGCGACAACACCGCCACCGACCTGGCGATCGCCAGGGTGGGCGGCGTCGCGCGCGTCAACGCGTGGCTGAAGGAACAGGGGTACGGCGAGGGCTTGAAGCTGACGCAGACCACCGGCGAGCTGTTCGCGAAGTACAACGCGCTCAAGCCGACCGATGATCGTAATGGCAAGACCAATAGCGATCGATCGTACTGGCTGGGTGAAATCAGCGCCCGGGCGACCGGCCAGATGCTCGAGGCGATCGAGAAGAAGACCATCGCCTCGGCGGCCAGTTGCGACGAGATGTTGCGAATGCTGCGCGCCCAGCTGGCCGGGCAGCGCCGCCTGAATCACTATCTCTCGGTGCCCGTCGCGCACAAGACCGGCGATTTCCCGCCGGTGCTGGCCAACGATGTCGGCATCATCTACGCGCGTTCCGGACCGATCGTCGTGTCGTTTCTGGGCAACGCGATTACCGGCAACTACGGCGAGGCCGAAGACCGCATCGGCCGCTTCGCGCAACAGCTAGTGGAGTATTTCGACAAATGAGCAGGCGTCTTGTCTTTAGTGTTCTGGCTCTGTGTTCTCTGTGTCCTCTGTGGCTGACATCCGCGGCAGCGCAGGAACCGGCTCTGTGGCCTGGCGCGAAGTACGACCCGGCCATCCCGACCATCAAGCAGGTGCTGGGGCACGACCACGGCGAGGTAATCACGCCGCCGGAAGGCGTTGCCCAGTATCTGCAGGCGCTGCAGAAGGCCGCGCCCACCCGCTCGCGGCTGATCGAGTACGCGCGCAGTTGGGAAGGGCGTCCGTTGTGGCTGATGGTGATCGGCAGCGCCGATCGCATTGCGAAGCTCGAACAGGTGAAGGCCGACCTGCAGCGCTTTGCCGATCCGCGCGGCGTGGCGCCGGCCGAATCCGACCGACTGGCCCGCGAGCTTCCGGTCGTGGTGTGGCTGGTGCACGGCGTGCACGGCAACGAAATCTCTTCGTCCGACGCGGCGCTGGCCGAGGCGTATCACCTGCTGGCGTCCCAGGGCGACGCCGGCGTGGACGCGGTCACGCGCGATGCGCTGGTGCTGATCGACCCGATGCAGAATCCGGATGGCCGCGCCCGGTTCGTGGCCCAGAACCTGCTGGGACGCGCCGCCACGCCCGATGCCGCGCCATACAGTGCCGAGCATGACGAGCCGTGGCCCGGCGGGCGCAGCAACCACTACCTGTTCGACATGAACCGCGACTGGTTCGCCCAGTCGCAGCCCGAGACGCGCGGCCGCATCAAGATCGGGCTGGAGTACGTGCCGCAGGTCACCGTGGACCTGCACGAGATGGGCGGCGACAACAGCTACTACTTCGCGCCGCCGGCCGACCCGCTGAATCCGCACATTACCAAGAGCCAGATCGCGGCGTGGGAACTGCTCGGTCGCGCCAACGGCGCCCGCTTCGACGAGCGCGGCTGGGCGTACTACATCCGCGAGGTCTACGACGCGTTCTATCCGGGCTACGGCGATTCGTGGCCGACCTTCCAGGGCTCGATCGGCATGACCTACGAACAAGCGTCGGCCCGCGGCCTGGCCTTTGCCCGGAGCGACGGCGACACGCTGACTTACCGCGACGGCGTGATGCATCACTTCAACGCCGCCATCACTACCGCGATCACCGCGGCCCGCAACCGCGAGCGCCTGATGCGCGATTACCTCGAGTACCGGCGCAGCGCCGTGGCCGAGGGCGAGAAGGGGCCGGTACGCGAGTACCTGATCGTGCCGGGACACGATCCGTCGCGTGCCGAGCTGCTGGCCCGTAACCTGGCGACGCAGGGCATTGAAGTCCGCCGCGCCGAGGAACCGATCAAGCTGGCCTCGCGCACGTTGCCCGCCGGCACCTTCATCGTCTCCAACGCGCAGCCGACCGCGCGCATGGCGCGCAACCTGCTGGATCCAAAAACCGACATGCCGGCCGAGTTCGTCCGCAAGCAGGAAGAGCGCCGCAAGATGCGCCTGAACGACCAGATCTACGACATCACCGCGTGGAACCTGCCGATGCTGTTCGACGTTGAGCTGGTCACCAGCCCCACCGCGGTGGCCGTCAAGACGACGGCCATGCCCTCGCAGTACGACGCGCCCATGCCGGCGCGGACGCTGGCTGCGGCCAAGGTCGGCTACCTGATGCCGTGGGGATCGGGCGCGGCGGCGGTCGCGGCTGACGCCTTGAAACAGGGCCTCAAGATCCGGAGCGTCGGCGGCGCGTTCACGCACAACGGCCGGCGCTACCCGATTGGCACCGCCTTCTTCCGCAACATCGAGAATCCGGCTGACCTCAACGCGAAGCTCACGGCGCTGGCGCGGCGTCACAGCGTCGACCTGGTGCCGATCGATTCATCGTGGGTGGACGAAGGAACCTCGCTCGGCAGCAACGACGTGCAGGCGCTGAAGGCGCCGAAAGTGCTGCTGGTCTGGGACACGCCCACGAGCACGCTGTCGGCCGGGTGGACGCGGTACACGCTCGAGCGGCGCTTCGGCCAGGACGTGACCGCCGTGCGGACCAGCTCGCTCGGCCGTGCCAACTTCAACGACTACGACGTCATCGTGATGCCGTCGGGCAACTTTGCCGGCACCATCAACGAGGCCGTGCTGAACCGCGTGAAGGACTGGCTGCGCAGTGGCGGCACGCTGGTCACCATGGCCGAAGCCACCAGGTGGGCGACGGGCGCCAACGTCGGCCTGCTGGAGACGACGGGGCTGCTGAAAGACGGGCGGCCCGACATCCCGCCGCCCAGTGGCGCGGGTGCCTCAGGTGCCTCGGGTGCCTCAGGTGCTGCGCCCAAGCCGGGCGAGGCGTTCGATTACGACAAGGCGATCCAGCCCGATCGTGAGCGGCCGGCGTCGCAGCCCGGTGCCATCCTGCGCGTGACGCTCGACACCAATCACTGGCTGACGGCCGGCAGCGATGCCGAGACGCAGGTGATGATCGAAGGCAACCGGGTGTTCGCGCCGCTCAAGTTGAACAGCGGCCGCAACGTCGGCATCTACGCGACCAAGGACCAGCTGATCGCCTCGGGCCTGATCTGGCCCGAAGCCCAGGACATCCTCGTGCAGAAGGCGTTCCTCATGCACCAGCCCTTCGGACAAGGCCACGTGATCGGCTTTGCCGAGGATCCGAACTATCGTGCGTTCACGGAATCCACGATGTTGTTGTTTATGAACGCGGTGTTGTTGGGGCCGGGATATTAGAATGCGTCGCATGGAAACACGGAAACACGGAAACACGGAAACTCATTTTATGACGACCGGAATTCGACGCCTCCGCGCAGTGGCCTTTGGAGCCCTGGCTCCGTGTTTCTGTGCTTGCGTGCTTCTGTGGATGTATCTGGCGGCCGCGCCTGCCGCGCAGACTGCGCAGTACTATCCACCCGCGGGGACCTGGGAAAAGAAGGCTCCTGCGGAGTTGGGACTGGACCCCGCCAGGCTGGCCGAGGCCGTCGCCTGGGCGCAGACCCGCGAGTCGCGGCGCGAGATGGACTTCTCGGACCAGGAGAAGATCTTCGG
This portion of the Acidobacteriota bacterium genome encodes:
- the cysN gene encoding sulfate adenylyltransferase subunit CysN, with the protein product MHGEEETGGILLSLPLLRLITCGSVDDGKSTLIGRLLHESRAVFDDQTRALEADSRKFGTQGSRVDFALLVDGLQAEREQGITIDVAYRFFSTPARRFIVADTPGHEQYTRNMATGASTADLAVILVDARKGLLTQTRRHTRIVALMGIRHVLLAVNKMDLVDYSREVFEAIVDAYAPFAAACGITSVRPIPISALEGDHLVAPSARMPWYHGPTVISYLETIEVTGPPSSGPFRMPVQWINRPGPDFRGAAGRVCAGAVHPGDRVRVLPSGVETRVKGIVMWGGERARAEAGDSVTLTLGDEVDVSRGDVIAAATAAPAVADQFEARLLWMGSHDLIPGRSYLLKAYSKEMRATVTAIKHRLDIGSDAHLAAKTLALNEIGVVNLSTAQPLVFEPYSVNRTLGAFILIDLLTFETVGAGMIEFALRRAANLHWQALEVTGPARAALKQQQPCCVWFTGLSGSGKSSIANRLEQRLHAAGRHTYLLDGDNIRHGLNRDLGFTEADRAENIRRVAEVARLMVDAGLMVLVAFISPFRAERRAARDRFADGAFVEVFVDTPIEECERRDPKGLYAKARSGALPNFTGIDSPYQPPESPEIHLVTTGRSPEECAEQVFARLP
- the cysD gene encoding sulfate adenylyltransferase subunit CysD is translated as MTLDVLESESIEILREAVAGAERPVLLYSIGKDSSVLLHLARKAFHPSPPPFPLLHVDTTWKFRDMYAHRERVMREAGMRLLVHRNEAGLAAGVNPFTHGSGPYTDVMKTEALRQALDAHRFDVIFGGARRDEEASRAKERICSFRAAGHRWDPKAQRPELWAIYNMRIRPGESMRVFPLSNWTEIDVWRYLEREAIPVVPLYFAAERPVVHRGGTLVMVDDERFPLAPGEQPERRWVRFRTLGCYPLSGAIESRATTIAAIIAETVAAAFSERQGRLIDSDQPSSMEKKKREGYF
- a CDS encoding MATE family efflux transporter gives rise to the protein MLRLAAPVVMAELGWMAMGVVDTLMVGPLGPEAISAVGVGAAMHIAFAVFGMGVLLGLDTLVSQAFGARDIRDCHRWLFDGLTLAALMTIPIMLACGVLAYSIPSLGFHPAVAPPLQSYFIVLIWSTPFLLGYAACRRYLQGMHLVKPVMFALISANVFNAVMDWLLIYGNLGFPRLEVAGAAWATLLSRIYMFAALLVAIWWADSRHGHESLWKVPRLVDPARLKRLLKLGLPAASQVLAEVGVFALATALAGTLDPISAASHQIALNLAGIAFMIPLGVGSAGAVRVGHAVGAGDPVRAAAAGWTAIMLGVVFMLSSGALFVAIPRTLIGLFSTDPAVLSAGTSLLYLAAVFQLFDGLQGVITGTLRGIGDTRTPMLVNLAAHWLLGLPVSYTLCFVIGWGVWGLWVGLSLGLIVTGTILLWVWARKIHDYRVAHEL
- a CDS encoding PQQ-binding-like beta-propeller repeat protein; translated protein: MQMRVAVTLATLFIAAASLSADTWPHWRGPAASGIATGPIPATWSATQNVAWSTPLEGTGVSSPVVSANRVFVTSQAGDGRRQDGRHPTLAQGVDPAAAGEGTLARRTKRDAVAFIVEAFDRASGKRLWIHETPAEGELPPVHDKHNLSSASPVTDGERVYAWFGTGQLVALDVSGKQLWQRNLARDYAPFEINWGHASSPVLFNDSLILLCYHEQLSYLLALDKRTGAVKWKVDQPAGNASWSSPVVITGPSGPELIVNSSTGVESFNPATGASLWHYPEVNRFPIPVAMEDKGMLYLSRGYRSSPYMAIRLGGKGDITASHVAWRVPTGGPYVSSLIHYQGVVYMSGENGILSAVDAATGQRLWQERVGGVFTASPIAGDGKVYFVSETGETIVLKAGRTFEVLSRNKLDGHFVASPAAAAGRLYLRADDRIYAVGQ